Proteins encoded within one genomic window of Halocatena marina:
- a CDS encoding DUF4010 domain-containing protein has protein sequence MGRSKGDRSEQKTFVAAFKFLVLVFVLLLLPNKNLDLVFGLNPRRLWLIVVFIAGLSFLGYLLSKVVDPATAISLTGILGGAVSPGMTITSLTEQYKRYPAFDLDYTFAGAIASTMLFSRNFIVVKILSPELAQSLLVPFTAMAGVGIVVIGLLQVRTRSRDPPASELDTPFRIRSALMIGAVIAVVLVLINNLEVSLPSNTTRVGIVVATIAQLSIYVVVTWTAGAKKMAQVIAVILLGSASVGIFLVLIL, from the coding sequence ATGGGCCGTAGCAAGGGAGACCGATCCGAACAGAAAACGTTCGTGGCTGCGTTTAAGTTTCTCGTGCTCGTGTTCGTCCTGCTGTTGCTTCCGAACAAAAATCTTGATTTGGTATTCGGTTTGAATCCTCGACGTCTCTGGTTGATCGTTGTGTTCATCGCTGGGCTGAGTTTCCTCGGATATCTTCTTTCGAAAGTCGTCGATCCGGCAACAGCGATCAGCCTCACGGGGATACTGGGAGGTGCTGTCTCCCCCGGCATGACGATCACGTCACTCACTGAACAATACAAGCGATACCCGGCGTTCGATCTCGATTATACATTCGCTGGGGCGATCGCATCGACGATGCTGTTCTCTCGGAACTTCATTGTCGTGAAGATACTCAGCCCGGAACTTGCCCAATCGTTGCTGGTACCGTTCACAGCAATGGCCGGGGTTGGAATTGTCGTAATTGGCCTGTTGCAAGTTCGTACTCGAAGCCGTGACCCACCGGCCAGTGAACTAGATACCCCATTTCGAATTCGCTCGGCACTGATGATCGGCGCGGTGATCGCCGTCGTTCTTGTTCTCATCAACAATCTCGAGGTGTCACTCCCTTCGAACACTACCCGAGTCGGGATTGTAGTTGCGACAATCGCACAACTGTCCATTTATGTCGTCGTCACATGGACAGCCGGTGCCAAGAAGATGGCACAGGTGATCGCTGTAATATTGCTTGGCAGTGCGAGTGTCGGGATTTTCCTCGTTCTCATTCTCTAG
- a CDS encoding serine/threonine-protein kinase RIO2: MVRNVAGEIRELEAEDFYLLSGVEHGMRFSKWVDRETLTEYARLDSEEVDHRIDRCERRGFIERKTMQYQGFRLTFEGYDALALHTLVERGTIEGFGAPLGVGKESDVYEVASYKSLALKYHREGYTNFREVQREREYTADRQHRSWLYTARKAAEGEYEALETVYPTVAVPRPIDHNRHAIVMEKLEGVELSRASLPDEQAVGVLDLILDELASAYEKGYVHADMSEYNVAVSEDGVTIFDWPQAVPTDHQNADEFLERDVSNLVSYFRRKYPNQIDVQDTASIARALCDGTFESVDDYQ; this comes from the coding sequence ATGGTACGGAACGTCGCCGGAGAGATACGAGAGCTCGAGGCGGAGGATTTCTATCTACTCTCGGGCGTCGAGCACGGGATGCGCTTTAGCAAGTGGGTCGATCGGGAGACCCTCACAGAGTACGCTCGTCTCGACAGCGAGGAGGTCGATCACCGAATCGACCGTTGTGAGCGGCGTGGATTCATAGAGCGCAAGACGATGCAGTACCAAGGATTTCGTCTTACGTTCGAGGGCTACGATGCGCTTGCGCTCCACACGCTGGTCGAACGGGGAACGATCGAGGGGTTCGGTGCACCCCTTGGTGTCGGAAAGGAAAGCGATGTGTACGAGGTTGCTTCGTACAAATCACTCGCGTTAAAATATCACAGAGAGGGGTATACGAACTTTCGAGAGGTCCAACGCGAGCGCGAGTACACCGCCGATCGCCAGCACCGGTCGTGGCTCTACACGGCTCGAAAGGCTGCCGAGGGCGAGTACGAGGCACTCGAAACCGTCTATCCCACGGTGGCTGTACCGAGACCAATCGATCACAACCGCCACGCCATCGTGATGGAAAAACTGGAGGGTGTCGAACTCTCCCGGGCGTCGCTCCCGGATGAACAGGCGGTTGGAGTACTCGATCTCATTCTCGACGAACTGGCGAGTGCATACGAAAAAGGGTACGTCCACGCCGACATGAGCGAGTACAATGTCGCCGTAAGTGAAGACGGTGTGACGATATTCGATTGGCCACAAGCGGTTCCGACGGACCATCAGAACGCAGACGAGTTTCTCGAACGAGACGTTTCGAACCTCGTCAGTTACTTCAGACGAAAATATCCCAACCAAATCGATGTTCAAGACACAGCATCGATCGCACGCGCACTCTGCGATGGAACGTTCGAGTCGGTGGATGACTACCAATAA
- the glmM gene encoding phosphoglucosamine mutase, translating to MKVFGSSGVRGVANEELTPEFVGRIAMAAGSVFAATGNERVVLGRDTRTTSELLVDSAAGGLASVGCDVTDIGVLPTPAVQAYAEREEVPALMVTASHNPPEYNGVKLIGANGIELVRDTLEQVEDRLLTERFATVQWDQTGHRRRVESARHSYIDEILAAVDRDRIADAEVTVALDPGHGAGVLTSPRLFRELGCSVVTVNAQADGHFPGRDPEPVETNLADLRRLVTTTDADLGIAHDGDADRAIFVDERGEHIEGDAAFAALAAAELEPGDVTVSAVNVSQRLVDVVEACGASLERTPIGSTNIVTQIQKLTAEGESVPIAGEGNGGVLFPEYRLSRDGAYTAARFCELLADRTASEIALDHAGYVNVRRNVSYEDDVERERLLDVIEETAREENTDLDTTDGYRLDYGDSWVLVRPSGTEPIIRIYAEAYEHDRAAELADWMRTVLLDAI from the coding sequence ATGAAGGTCTTCGGCTCTAGCGGCGTTCGGGGCGTCGCGAACGAGGAACTCACACCGGAGTTTGTCGGTCGTATTGCGATGGCTGCGGGATCGGTGTTCGCCGCAACGGGAAACGAACGGGTCGTGCTCGGCCGGGATACAAGAACGACCAGTGAGTTGCTCGTCGACAGCGCGGCGGGCGGATTGGCGAGTGTCGGTTGTGACGTGACTGACATCGGCGTCCTTCCGACACCAGCAGTGCAGGCGTACGCCGAGCGCGAAGAGGTGCCCGCTCTGATGGTGACTGCGAGTCACAATCCGCCGGAGTACAACGGGGTGAAACTCATCGGTGCGAACGGAATCGAACTGGTCCGTGATACGCTCGAACAGGTCGAGGATCGGTTGCTCACGGAGCGTTTTGCAACTGTTCAATGGGATCAGACTGGCCACCGACGCCGCGTTGAGAGTGCCCGGCACTCCTACATCGATGAGATTCTTGCTGCGGTCGATCGTGATCGGATCGCCGACGCCGAGGTAACGGTTGCGCTCGATCCCGGCCACGGAGCGGGCGTTCTCACCAGTCCACGGCTCTTTCGTGAACTCGGCTGCTCGGTCGTGACGGTGAACGCCCAAGCGGATGGGCACTTTCCGGGACGCGATCCGGAACCAGTCGAGACAAACCTCGCTGATCTCCGGCGACTCGTCACGACCACGGACGCAGATCTCGGTATCGCCCACGACGGTGACGCAGACCGTGCCATCTTTGTCGATGAACGAGGCGAACACATCGAGGGCGATGCGGCGTTTGCTGCGCTCGCAGCCGCCGAACTGGAACCGGGCGACGTGACCGTCTCGGCTGTAAACGTCTCCCAGCGCTTGGTTGATGTGGTCGAAGCATGCGGCGCATCACTCGAACGAACGCCGATCGGGAGCACGAACATCGTCACGCAAATCCAGAAGTTGACCGCAGAAGGTGAGTCTGTCCCAATCGCTGGCGAAGGCAACGGAGGCGTACTCTTCCCCGAGTACCGCTTGTCCCGTGATGGTGCGTACACCGCCGCTCGATTCTGTGAACTCCTTGCAGATCGGACGGCGAGTGAGATAGCGCTCGATCACGCGGGCTACGTAAACGTCAGGCGCAACGTCAGCTACGAAGATGATGTCGAACGCGAACGACTGCTCGATGTCATCGAAGAGACGGCTCGGGAGGAAAACACCGACCTCGACACAACCGACGGATACCGCCTCGATTACGGTGATTCGTGGGTGCTTGTTCGTCCCAGTGGAACCGAACCGATCATCAGGATCTACGCCGAGGCGTACGAGCACGACCGGGCTGCTGAACTCGCAGACTGGATGCGAACGGTCTTGCTCGATGCCATCTGA
- the cydB gene encoding cytochrome d ubiquinol oxidase subunit II — translation MTDLGSLATEPLFGLALPELWFALLFFIFGMFLFLDGFDFGVGVLFATRDDHEKEQLLAAVGPFWDGNEVWLVVFGGTLFAAFPAAYANLFSRHYLLMFAILAALGLRGLAPEMYEERDDDQWRRFWGSAFVAGSTATPFLLGLFVMNWILGSATILTLPGILAGLTVVTLTVVDGAAFLGLKTRGSLRDDASEYGIRAVVSYLVLAVITLCVTYATAPSLRSSFQSPVVVVLVLVTGLLTAGYAAATRQQRYYLAFATAASLVFTLVALLAVLMFPFIDRATGLTVRDAIISTLPLNLMTIMTSVLLPLVLGYFAVLYFAFRGPVERVGMAD, via the coding sequence GTGACTGATCTTGGTTCGCTGGCGACCGAACCGCTGTTTGGGCTGGCGCTCCCGGAACTCTGGTTTGCACTGCTGTTTTTCATTTTCGGGATGTTCCTCTTTCTCGACGGTTTCGACTTCGGGGTCGGCGTTCTGTTTGCCACCCGCGATGACCACGAGAAAGAGCAGTTACTCGCAGCCGTCGGTCCTTTCTGGGACGGTAACGAGGTCTGGCTCGTCGTTTTCGGTGGGACGCTGTTCGCTGCCTTTCCAGCAGCGTATGCGAACCTTTTCAGCCGGCACTATCTGCTGATGTTTGCGATTCTTGCTGCGTTAGGGTTGCGAGGCCTCGCACCGGAGATGTACGAAGAACGAGATGACGACCAATGGCGACGTTTCTGGGGATCTGCGTTCGTTGCTGGGAGCACCGCGACGCCGTTTCTCCTGGGACTCTTCGTGATGAATTGGATACTCGGATCGGCGACGATTCTCACTCTCCCCGGGATTCTTGCTGGTCTCACGGTTGTCACACTCACTGTCGTCGACGGTGCGGCGTTTCTCGGCTTGAAAACCCGGGGGTCGCTCCGAGACGATGCCAGTGAGTACGGCATTCGTGCTGTTGTGAGCTATCTCGTGTTGGCAGTTATCACACTGTGTGTCACATACGCAACCGCACCAAGCCTGCGTTCTTCGTTCCAGTCGCCGGTTGTCGTCGTCCTCGTTCTCGTGACTGGGTTGCTGACCGCTGGCTACGCCGCCGCGACCCGTCAACAGCGGTATTATCTCGCGTTTGCAACCGCAGCCAGCCTCGTCTTTACGCTCGTTGCACTGCTCGCGGTGCTCATGTTCCCGTTCATCGACCGCGCAACCGGACTCACGGTTCGTGATGCTATCATTTCGACGCTGCCGCTCAATCTCATGACGATCATGACAAGCGTGCTGCTCCCGCTGGTGCTCGGGTATTTCGCTGTTCTCTATTTCGCATTCCGTGGTCCGGTCGAACGCGTCGGAATGGCTGACTGA
- a CDS encoding cytochrome ubiquinol oxidase subunit I, giving the protein MVDPVTASRLQFAITTIVHIIFPVMSMGLAPFLIYFTWKEIRTERPLYEQLRRFWTKIFAVSFVVGTVTGLVLEFEFGTNFAAFSTTAGELFGGPLALEGMMAFMLEATFLGIFVFGRDRVSDRLYMLSSIAVGLGTWLSAVWILIANSWMQTPRGFDVVVENGHRVVKLTDPLAAYFNPRFPYMFVHMQNSAVESVALFMAGVAAYYVFRHHIWGYSIEHIDFWEKTLKIALVALLITAPLQVLHGDAYARHVSETQPQKFAAMEAVWETDASVPEYIVAFPTELDELLNPRTKELFGIGIPGGASWLASGGDPQAMIRGLESFSTEAPPVAIVFWAFRIMVALGFWFILLAFWGAYRWRRGELFDDDLLHKALMGSSLLGFVAVEVGWIVTEVGRQPWVIQGVMRTSDGVSPGLTSAEATFTLFGFVTGYTLLLGLYIYVVGRLIRAGPPSRDSLQTTTESHVDSEVLDSD; this is encoded by the coding sequence ATGGTTGATCCAGTCACCGCGAGTCGACTCCAGTTTGCGATCACCACCATTGTCCACATCATCTTCCCCGTGATGAGCATGGGCCTTGCGCCGTTCCTCATCTATTTCACATGGAAAGAAATACGGACGGAACGACCGCTCTATGAGCAACTCCGACGGTTCTGGACGAAAATTTTCGCGGTGAGTTTCGTCGTCGGCACAGTGACGGGTCTCGTCCTCGAATTCGAATTCGGGACCAACTTTGCTGCTTTCTCAACAACGGCTGGTGAACTGTTTGGCGGGCCGCTCGCACTCGAAGGCATGATGGCGTTCATGCTGGAAGCGACGTTTCTCGGAATTTTTGTCTTCGGCCGCGACCGTGTTTCCGACCGCCTCTACATGCTTTCGAGTATCGCCGTCGGACTCGGAACGTGGCTCTCTGCCGTCTGGATCCTCATCGCAAACTCTTGGATGCAAACGCCCCGTGGATTCGACGTCGTCGTCGAGAACGGACACCGTGTCGTGAAACTCACCGACCCGCTTGCGGCGTATTTCAATCCACGATTCCCGTACATGTTCGTTCACATGCAAAATTCCGCGGTCGAGTCGGTCGCTCTCTTCATGGCGGGTGTCGCCGCCTACTACGTCTTCAGACATCACATCTGGGGCTACTCGATCGAGCACATCGACTTCTGGGAGAAAACACTCAAGATCGCACTCGTTGCGCTGCTCATTACAGCCCCGCTGCAGGTACTGCACGGTGATGCGTATGCCCGTCACGTCTCCGAAACCCAACCCCAGAAGTTCGCCGCGATGGAAGCCGTCTGGGAGACTGACGCCTCCGTTCCCGAGTACATAGTCGCGTTTCCGACTGAACTCGACGAGCTGTTGAATCCGCGAACCAAGGAACTCTTCGGCATCGGGATTCCAGGTGGTGCGTCGTGGCTTGCAAGCGGGGGTGATCCGCAGGCGATGATACGTGGTCTCGAATCGTTCTCGACGGAAGCGCCCCCGGTAGCGATCGTCTTCTGGGCGTTTCGGATCATGGTTGCGCTCGGTTTCTGGTTCATTCTTCTGGCGTTCTGGGGTGCGTATCGTTGGCGGCGAGGAGAATTGTTCGACGACGATCTCTTACACAAAGCGTTGATGGGTTCATCGCTCTTGGGCTTCGTCGCTGTCGAGGTCGGATGGATCGTCACCGAAGTTGGACGCCAGCCGTGGGTCATTCAGGGCGTTATGCGGACGTCAGACGGCGTCTCTCCCGGTTTGACGAGTGCCGAAGCGACGTTCACGCTCTTTGGATTTGTCACTGGATACACACTGCTGTTGGGTCTGTACATCTACGTCGTTGGCCGCCTCATTCGAGCTGGCCCGCCATCACGCGACAGCTTGCAGACGACCACCGAGTCACATGTCGATTCGGAGGTGCTTGACAGTGACTGA
- a CDS encoding helix-turn-helix domain-containing protein, with translation MVRDSASSEDSPSLQEILDALDDADCRAILRETTEPMTANELIDVCDIPKSTLYRKLDLLSRASLVREQDTINPRGGRITRYERHFDDVLISMDEADTFTVTVERPPRKADERLADIWSKMGDEL, from the coding sequence ATGGTGCGCGATTCAGCGTCGTCGGAGGACTCTCCTTCCTTACAGGAGATCCTAGACGCGTTGGATGACGCCGACTGTCGAGCCATTCTTCGGGAAACAACCGAACCCATGACCGCAAACGAACTCATCGATGTCTGCGACATTCCAAAGTCGACGCTGTATCGGAAGCTTGACCTCCTCAGTCGGGCGTCGCTCGTCCGCGAACAGGATACCATCAATCCCCGAGGCGGACGCATCACTCGGTACGAACGCCACTTTGACGATGTATTGATCTCGATGGACGAAGCAGACACCTTCACAGTGACCGTCGAGCGTCCGCCACGCAAGGCAGACGAACGACTCGCAGACATCTGGTCAAAGATGGGGGATGAGCTATGA
- a CDS encoding MEDS domain-containing protein, translating to MGERESNCSGETLEQHSPTFAATTDNDGHTGDEYDSNNHFALLYETQEDQLSTMVPFIREGLNQNERCLYILAENTEANVVSALRNGGIDVDAARESGQLLFHNAEDSYLGSGSFDRDAVLDFWETSLLTAYDKGYAGIRVTGEMTWVFDSDIDPDSLVAYEEALNSRCSDEDYVLLCQYNRERFSSELLSKIIDHHPKLVYDDTVAENVYYIPPDEDIDQEHSNRYIDWQLQSLVERARAEKASERRERGLRSLTAATQTLMSVGSDSIGDRVADIARDVLRVEFTSYWPYNENSGELELHSSSTDLQADVPSLADLYEDRAWQTFITEQTDASNDLPSPSGIAASETPLRSGVIVTLGRHGVFCAGSTRPNEFDEMTVNLAKMLGTSIERALDRSHREQTLQTRNNQLDRLRRINSVIREISNVLVEADTRTAIEQKVCERLAKSDPYQFVWIGEQDVKTDTVTPRAQAGIQNGYLDSITVTTDETPTGRGPIGTAVRTRTVQVVQDLLTDPMFTPWREKALTHGFRSCISVPLMYEQSFYGVLSLYTDTPNAIDEMEQDVMGELGETIAHSIDAVETKETLQTDSVTELTLTVQGSNDVLSRIARDVGCQIHFDGLVPQTAGPAHFFFTTQNVDPNKILTRGSQLAGITEIQIIRNEDTDCVFEAIVTEPTLASHVVDQQAVIRSLTISEEKSTIVVDIPPTTDVRTFVERVCTAYPVDLVARHTRDRSITSQQDLHDTVDEQLTDRQREVLKTAYLSGFFESPRVRTGTELSDTLNISQSTFTHHLREAERRLCETVFENG from the coding sequence ATGGGCGAACGAGAGTCGAACTGCTCTGGCGAAACACTGGAGCAACACTCACCGACGTTCGCTGCGACAACAGACAACGACGGTCACACGGGAGATGAGTACGATTCGAACAATCACTTCGCTCTTTTGTATGAGACACAGGAAGATCAACTCTCGACGATGGTCCCATTCATCCGTGAGGGACTCAACCAAAACGAACGATGTCTGTATATTCTGGCCGAGAACACGGAAGCCAACGTAGTGTCAGCACTTCGAAATGGAGGTATTGATGTCGATGCCGCGCGTGAATCCGGCCAACTGTTGTTTCACAATGCCGAAGACTCCTACCTCGGTTCAGGTTCATTTGACCGGGATGCTGTACTCGACTTCTGGGAAACATCACTCTTGACAGCGTACGATAAGGGGTACGCAGGGATCCGAGTCACAGGTGAGATGACGTGGGTCTTTGATAGTGACATTGATCCCGATTCACTCGTGGCATACGAAGAAGCACTCAACAGCCGTTGCTCCGATGAGGACTATGTTTTACTCTGCCAATACAATCGCGAGCGGTTTTCATCGGAGCTGCTCTCAAAGATCATCGACCATCACCCAAAGCTCGTCTACGACGACACCGTCGCTGAGAACGTCTATTACATTCCACCTGATGAAGACATCGACCAAGAGCACTCTAACCGGTACATTGATTGGCAGCTTCAGTCGCTCGTCGAGCGAGCACGGGCCGAGAAAGCCTCAGAGCGGCGCGAACGGGGATTACGTTCACTCACAGCAGCAACACAAACACTGATGTCTGTCGGTTCTGATTCGATCGGTGATCGCGTAGCTGATATCGCGCGAGACGTACTGAGAGTTGAATTCACGTCGTATTGGCCCTACAATGAAAACTCGGGCGAACTCGAACTGCACAGTAGCAGCACGGATCTGCAGGCAGATGTGCCATCGCTTGCTGATCTCTACGAAGATCGTGCGTGGCAGACGTTCATAACCGAGCAAACCGATGCGAGCAACGATCTGCCGTCACCATCTGGAATTGCCGCCTCCGAGACACCGCTTCGAAGCGGCGTAATCGTCACACTCGGCCGTCACGGCGTTTTCTGTGCGGGTTCAACACGTCCCAACGAGTTCGACGAGATGACGGTAAACCTCGCAAAGATGCTCGGAACGAGTATCGAACGCGCGTTAGACCGATCCCACCGGGAACAGACGTTGCAAACACGAAATAATCAGCTGGATCGACTGCGTCGTATCAACAGCGTCATTCGAGAGATCAGCAATGTATTAGTGGAGGCCGATACGCGTACTGCCATCGAACAGAAGGTCTGTGAGCGACTTGCGAAATCAGATCCGTATCAGTTCGTGTGGATCGGCGAGCAAGACGTTAAGACAGATACAGTCACCCCACGCGCACAAGCAGGCATCCAAAATGGGTATCTCGATAGTATCACGGTCACGACTGACGAGACACCCACAGGGCGGGGCCCAATCGGGACTGCAGTCCGAACGCGAACGGTGCAGGTCGTCCAAGATCTTCTGACCGATCCGATGTTCACACCGTGGCGAGAAAAAGCACTCACCCACGGCTTTCGTTCCTGTATCAGCGTTCCACTCATGTACGAACAGTCGTTTTACGGCGTGCTGAGCCTGTATACAGACACACCGAACGCCATCGATGAGATGGAACAAGACGTGATGGGAGAACTCGGCGAGACGATTGCTCACTCGATCGACGCAGTGGAGACCAAAGAGACGCTCCAGACAGACAGTGTTACCGAGTTGACGTTGACCGTTCAGGGATCGAACGACGTGCTCAGTCGGATCGCTCGAGATGTCGGCTGCCAAATCCACTTCGATGGACTCGTCCCCCAAACGGCCGGACCAGCGCACTTTTTCTTTACGACTCAGAACGTCGACCCGAACAAAATCCTCACACGCGGCAGTCAGCTCGCTGGCATCACAGAGATACAGATTATCAGGAACGAGGACACCGACTGTGTCTTCGAAGCGATCGTCACCGAGCCGACGCTTGCCTCGCATGTGGTTGATCAGCAAGCCGTTATCCGTTCTCTCACTATTAGCGAGGAGAAAAGTACGATCGTTGTCGATATTCCACCAACAACCGACGTCCGGACGTTCGTCGAGAGGGTGTGCACGGCTTACCCTGTTGATCTCGTAGCCCGACATACCCGTGATCGATCAATCACGTCACAACAAGACTTACACGACACTGTTGACGAACAGCTCACCGACCGACAGCGAGAAGTGCTCAAGACGGCATATTTGAGCGGATTCTTCGAATCGCCCCGAGTACGAACAGGAACGGAGCTGTCCGATACCTTGAACATTTCTCAATCAACCTTCACACACCACCTTCGGGAAGCCGAGCGGAGACTCTGTGAAACGGTGTTTGAGAACGGCTGA
- a CDS encoding TrkA family potassium uptake protein, whose protein sequence is MGKWRRRAMYYFFSLIIIIFGYTGAYYYGMRMYEDKPKTFIRSLQVVIETFTMTGFGSDAPWLSPEMNIFVILMDLTGVGLLLVALPVFVIPLFEEVLSITVPTALEEELSDHVIICSYTPRGETLIAELNSWGVEYVIVEPDRDRASDLYEAGYSVIHQDPESVTGFENARMSDAQAVVADVSDEVDVSIVLTAKEVAEDVRVISVVEEPDRSIYHRLAGADVVLSPRQLLGESLATKVTTAVTTDLGDAIEIGEDFEIAELPIHRGSDLVGRTLAESGIRERSGANVIGAWFHGEFESPPSPDSVLDGGTILLTAGREPQLEQLKQLTMSDMREFNRGETIIVGYGEVGAYVSNILSEAGLPSTVVDWIEKDGVDVVGDATELETLREAGVKEAHTVILALPDDTTAQFATLIIRDLNPDIEIIARAEVAETMAKMYRAGADYVLSLATVSGRMLASTILEDEEVISPDTQVQVIRTTAPRLGGQTVGGARVRTRTGCTVVGVERNGDIITDVGPDFRIRSDDWLLIAGTDDGTNKFTELMC, encoded by the coding sequence ATGGGCAAATGGCGACGCAGAGCGATGTACTACTTCTTCTCTCTCATAATCATTATTTTCGGCTATACCGGTGCTTACTACTACGGGATGCGGATGTACGAGGACAAGCCGAAGACGTTCATCCGCTCGTTGCAGGTCGTCATCGAGACGTTTACGATGACAGGATTCGGCTCCGATGCACCCTGGCTCAGCCCCGAAATGAACATCTTCGTCATCCTCATGGATCTTACTGGTGTCGGGCTTCTCCTCGTCGCCCTTCCGGTGTTTGTAATCCCGCTCTTCGAGGAGGTGTTATCGATAACCGTTCCGACGGCACTCGAAGAAGAACTCTCTGATCACGTTATCATCTGCAGCTACACGCCGCGAGGTGAGACGTTGATCGCGGAACTCAACTCGTGGGGCGTTGAGTACGTGATCGTCGAACCAGACCGTGATCGGGCATCAGACCTCTACGAAGCAGGATACAGCGTTATCCATCAGGATCCAGAATCCGTGACCGGGTTCGAAAACGCTCGCATGTCCGATGCACAGGCGGTTGTCGCAGATGTTTCGGATGAGGTGGATGTTAGTATCGTTCTGACGGCAAAGGAGGTTGCCGAAGATGTCCGAGTCATCAGTGTCGTCGAAGAACCCGATCGATCGATATACCACCGTCTTGCCGGAGCGGATGTCGTTCTCTCACCACGCCAACTTTTGGGCGAAAGCTTGGCAACGAAAGTAACGACAGCCGTGACGACTGATCTCGGCGATGCGATCGAAATCGGTGAGGACTTCGAAATTGCCGAGTTGCCGATTCACCGAGGGAGCGATCTCGTCGGCCGGACGCTTGCAGAAAGCGGTATTCGAGAACGATCCGGTGCAAACGTGATTGGTGCGTGGTTCCACGGTGAATTCGAAAGCCCGCCGTCGCCCGATTCTGTTTTGGACGGGGGAACGATACTCCTAACTGCTGGGCGTGAACCACAACTTGAGCAGCTCAAACAACTCACGATGTCGGATATGCGAGAGTTCAACCGAGGCGAGACGATCATCGTCGGATACGGTGAGGTTGGAGCATACGTTTCTAACATTCTTTCTGAGGCAGGACTACCGAGTACCGTCGTCGATTGGATCGAAAAGGATGGTGTGGACGTTGTCGGTGATGCGACCGAGCTCGAAACACTGCGCGAGGCTGGAGTGAAAGAAGCCCACACAGTCATTCTTGCACTTCCCGACGATACAACTGCACAGTTTGCAACGCTCATCATTCGGGATCTGAACCCAGATATCGAGATCATCGCGCGAGCAGAGGTGGCAGAAACGATGGCGAAGATGTACCGGGCAGGTGCAGACTACGTCCTCTCGTTGGCAACAGTCAGCGGACGAATGCTTGCGTCGACGATTTTAGAGGACGAAGAGGTCATATCCCCAGATACACAGGTTCAGGTGATTCGAACGACCGCCCCTCGTTTGGGTGGACAGACGGTCGGTGGTGCACGGGTCCGGACACGAACTGGGTGTACTGTTGTTGGCGTAGAGCGGAATGGTGATATCATCACGGACGTCGGTCCTGACTTCCGAATTCGGTCCGATGATTGGTTACTCATCGCAGGGACGGACGACGGAACGAATAAATTCACAGAACTGATGTGCTGA